The Streptomyces halobius genomic interval TGGGCGCGGACGGCCCGCGCTGGGCACGGCTCATGGGCCCCCTGGCCACCCGGTCCCGGGCCGTCGTCGACCTGGTCCTGTCCAGCCAGCGCACCCTGCCGCCGGATCTTCTGACACCTCTGCTGCTCGCCCCCCGCGTTCTGGCCCACGCCACCACCCGTACACCGTTCACCACGGAGCCGGCGCGGGCGCTGCTGGCGGGCGTGGCCGCGCACGCCGTCGGCAAGCTCCCGTCGGTCGCGTCGGCGGCGGTCGCGATGCTCCTGGCGCACACCGCCCACAGCAGCGGTTGGCCCCTTCCCGAGGGTGGCAGCGCCCGCATCGCCGATGCCATGGCGGCCGACATCACCGCACACGGCGGCGTCTTCCACACCGGACACCGCGTCAGGGACCTGTCCGAACTCGGCGACTTCCCGCTCGTCCTGCTGGACGTCAGCCCCAAGGAACTCCTGGCCATCGCCGGTGAGCGGCTGCCCTCCGGCTACCGTCGCGCCCTGCGCCGCTTCCGCTACGGCCCCGGCGCGGCGAAGGCCGACTTCCTCGTCTCCGGCCCCATCCCGTGGGCCAACCCGCTCGTGCGGCAGGCCGGCACGGTCCACCTCGGCGGCACCCGGGCCGACATCTTCCGCCAGGAAACCGCCACCGCCACGGGCAACCCGGTCCCCGACCCGTTCGTCCTGGTCGTCGACCCCGCCGCCACCGATCCGTCCCGGGTCGCGGGGGACAGACGGCCCGTATGGGCCTACGCCCACGTCCCCAACGGCGACACCCGCGACCTGGTCGACCTGATCCGTCGGCGCATCGAGGAGTACGCACCGGGCTTCACCGACACGGTCATCGCCTCCCGTGGCCTCTCGGCCGCCCAGTACGCGGCGTACAACCCCAACTACGTGGGTGGGGACATCGCCGCGGGAGCCATGACCCTGCGCCAGTCACTGGCGCGCCCGACGGCGCGCTGGGACCCGTACACGACGCCGCTGCGCGGGGTGTACCTGTGCTCGGCCTCCACCCCTCCCGGGCCTTCCGTGCACGGCATGTGCGGCCATCTCGCGGCCCTGTCCGCACTCCGCCGCCACGGCATACGGACCTCGCCCGACCTATCCCCCCAGAAGACGGAGTTGATCTGATGCATGCTCGCATCCCGGTCGCCGCATCAGCCGCCGTCGGCGCCCTACTCACCGTCGCCACCCCGGCCACCGCCGCGGACGACAGCAAGCCGGCGCGGACCGTCGCGTGGTCGGCCGGACACGAGACAGCCACCGCTACCGGAGAGCGGTGGATCGAGCAGCCCCGCTCCCTGGTGATCAGCGGAAAGCTGTCCAACACCGGTGCAGGCTGCTATTCGGTGTGGACCCGGTTCATCAACGACTTGGCCCCTGGCCCGCTCCGGAAACAGGCCGAGGTCTGCGGCCCTGGCACCGTCGGTGTCAAGGCGCGGCAGGCCTACCAGCTCACCACCACCGGCCAGCTCACGGTGTGCAAGGGCGCCGAAAACGCCAAGGACTGCGGTCCCTGGCAGTACATCACCTCGTGGCCCGTCAACCGAGACTGACCACGCCTACCGAAAGGAAAAGCAGCATGAACGGCATCGACAAGAACGACCTGGACGAGGTCATCGCCAAGACCTTCAACGAGGTCAAGACCGCCGTGAACACGCACAGCGAGAAGAGCATCCAGATGTACAGCCATGCTCTGCGGGCGCTGGTGGAGCTGCGGCAGCAGATCCTGTCCGAGGAGCGTGTTGGCAGCTAGCCACCGCGAAACGTCGGTCCTCAGGACCTGATCGTGGTCTTGAGGACCGGCGCTGTCGTCGGGGGAGACTGCCCCTGCCCGGCAGCCGGTCAAACCGGGACGTGAACACAGCCCGCCATGCGTTTCGACGCCGGCCACATCAAGCATGGCGTCACGCAGGGCGGATAACGACGGTCCTGGTCCGGCACGCTGATCGGCGTTCTGGCGGTCCGCATCTGCATGAAACCGGTCAATGGCGCTGCCGCCGACCGCGAAGGAATGGGGCTGCATCAGCGGACTCTCCAGATGACCGGCATACCGTCAGGTCATGCGTGGGGTAAGAAGAGTTACCTTGAGCGCCATGAAGCGAGCAGTCCGGCGCTGTGGCCCTCATAAAGGCACTAGGGCACCCTGTGCGCCTGCGCCTTGTTCAGGCCGTCATTCAGGGACCGTGCACGGTCCGGGAGCTAAGCGCTCTCGACGGCACCGGAACGAGCGGTCAGCTCTACCACCATCTGCGCTTGCTTACAGACGCCGGGTGGCTGCATAGCCCCCACCGCGGGCAGTACGCCATCACCGAAGAACGGGGCAAGCGCGTGCTCCTGGCTATCGCTGCGGCCAAACATTGACGTCCGCCTGATCTGACTTGAGTGCTCTTCAATCTTGAGGAAGGGCTCGCCGGCCCCCTCTGGGTCCAATCCATGCCCCGCCGAATGCGCCAGAACTATGCGACACGGTCGCTCGGCGATGGGCCACACGATTACTTCTGTGAACCCATCGAGGAGCGGATCTATGTCCTGCGGACGCCGGCCTGCGGCGACAACCATCACGGTCCAGGCCTTCAGCTGTGATCGGTCACGAAAACGCCTGGAGGCCACAGCTTCGGCTCCGAAATGCGCGAGAGATAGGGATCTGATCCTGCCCGGCGCAGGCGACCAGTCCAGTGCCTGAGTGAAACCCGTCACGCTGGCCGGTGCGCCTCAGCCTCGGCCCCCTTCATCAACAGCCGGAAGAAATGAATCCGGATATCGCTTGCTCGCAAAGGGGGATGGCCGAAATGATCTCTTGCGAGTCTGGCCCGATCCGTGATGATGTTTCCTTACTCGAAGCGGTTGCACTGTCCCTCAGCAGAGCGTGACTGCGCTCGCGCCTGCTTTGCGAGGAAGGAAATGAGGGGGAGGAAAGGTGCAGCAGGCGGCTGCAATTGCCGAACAGTCCGTCACATCTTTCGTAGCACCTGGCCTCGTTGAGCTTCCAGGGGATCGCTGAAGGCAGGGCGCGCCCCCCTCCTCTGCCCGTCCCAGGCTTGCGACGCAGACGACTGGGTTTCGAATGCTACATCCGAACAGTCTCCACCAGCGCACCGCACTGGACGATTCACGAACAACAAGGAGCAAAAATGCGCAAGTCCTTTTTCGTGGCAAGCTTCACAGCTGCAGCTCTCATCAGCTTGGCGCATACGGCCACTGCAGCACCTGTGACACAGTCAGGAACGGGTATCGAGAGGTCAACCGACGCCTCTGCTTCATTTGAAGCTCGTGGGTGGGTGCCTCCGGCCGGATACTTTCTTGAAAATAAGCTCGTAGGGTGGGACGAGGCTAGCTGCCGAAAGGGAGGAGACAAAGGAAAGGCCCAAGGAAAATGGCGTCAGTACATCTGTCACGAGGAGATGGTGAAGGTCGCCGACGTCTGGGTTCTTGCGCAGGCTCTGTACGTCAAGAAGTAACCATGACTGGGCGTTTCCGTAGCTGATGGCGCTGGTGGGAGTGGTTGCGCTTGCGGCACCTCAGGCCGATCAGCCCTACGGGGACGCCGTTCGAAGCGACCCTGGCGGGTTCTGCCGGATGTGGAGTTGACCCCCTGGTTCGCCAGCTCTCGGTGGGGCCTCCGCGTCACCGAGAGAAGCACAGCTCATTACATAGGAAAGCCTGCGATTGTCATTACCGCATGGCCAGCCCGGTACCTGCGAGTAGGATTCTCGGGCACGTCGGCACGGAGCCCGTCCTCTGTAGGCGATTGCGCAGATGTCTGCCAAGTGGCAGCTCTCCAACTCTGTCAGCAAATGCACCGTAATCGGTGTGTTGTGACAGCCTGATTGCGGCCATGGAGAGTGCGAGCTTCGTTTATTCCGTCGCGTGCTTCCTGCTCCTATCTCGCCCCCCAGTCACGACGCTCCCGGCCGCCGACGATGATGCCGGTCACTAGCAGTGGCGTCAGAGCTGCCGCGGACGCTTTGTGCGCTGGGCAGATGACGATCACGAACGAGGTGGGAGCAAGTCAGCGGGAGGAGACGAAGCCCGGTGACTGGTCTAGGTGGAGTGAGTACCGGCGCTCTCAGGTGCCCATCCTTGATGCGAGCGGAGTGATCACCATTGTGGGTCACGGGAGTCTCCGCGGGCTCGACAGCATAGGTAAGGGGAGACCAGAGCCTGATCGTAGGTCGGCCTTCCGCGAAGCCTCCATGGGTAGGTGGTGCTGTCAGCCTTTATGCGCCGCGATCCCTTATTCACCCGTGCCTTGACGTGCGGGTCTCCCCTGTCGAGATCAGCCTCTGAGCCACTGAAGCAACTCGTGGACGGGTGTGGCGTTGGGCTGATCGTGGAGATCATCTCACTCAACACCGTGAGTTCATCGAGGCGTTCACCGGGCTGCGCCCTCGCCAGTTCCCATGCTTGGTCCATGCAGTCCAGCGCGAGGGCGGCCGGGCTTTACCCGGATCGGCCAGGCCGCCCATGGGTTTTGACGCTGGAGGACCGGGTCCTGCTGGTGGCGATGTACTGCCGCACCAACCTCGCCATGCGCCAGCTCGCCCCGCTGTTCAGAATCTCCCCTGGCGCGGTCGGCCGGATCATTATTCGACATGGGCCCTTGCTGGCTGGCGCCGGCCAGGCACAAGCCAGGGAGACGTCAAGGCCTCATCATGGACGGTATGTTGGTACCCACTCGGGACCGGACAGTGTCGGCCTCGTCGAAGAACTACCGATACTCGGCGAACCTCCAGGTGCTGGTCAAAACGGAGACGCCGCTCGTACTGGCCGTCGGTCGGCCGCTGCCGGGCAATCGCAACGACTGCACCGCCTTCGCGGAGTCCGGTATGAAGGCTGCTTCGTCGATCGCCCCTCGTGCCAGGGCTCAGAGCATGTGGTTTCCGGGGCGACGCAAGGAGAAGGCCGTATTCGACATTTGCTGCGAGGTTGCCGACGCAGAAAACCCTACGTCTCTCCCGGCGCATCGGATTTTGGCGGCTTTCGTTTCCCGCAGTATTGAAGAGAGGGATCCCATCTGGTCCGAGCTGTCCGGATTTCAGTTCCTGCTCGCGCAATACAGCGGCCACGATGACTCAGAGGAGCCGGAGTATGTGTTCGTCTCCCCGTTCATTTCGAGTCCTGCGGCCGCCGGTTCGGAAGCGGCCGTCCAGGACGGCGCCGCCGGCAATTAGTGGGGCGGGGCGCAACTGGCCTGTTCTGCTTCAGTCCGTTCCTGGAACTGAGCCTTCGGAACTCACAGCGTCAGCGACGAGAGAAGGATCGATATAGCGGTCCCCTCTGTGTACCCTGCGGATGATCTGGGCAAGCTCGTGGGCCGAAGCCGACTTGGGCACGAACGCATTGACGCCAACTTCCAGAGCACGTTTGAGGTGGCCGGGCAGATCGTGAGTGGCAACAACCACGGTTTTGCATGCTGGGAGCGCTTCGTGAATGGAGGCCGCAGCGTTGATGCCGTCACGCTCCGGCAACCGTAGATCGAGGACAGCAACGTCCGGATGGTCTCGGCAGGCCAGGGACTTTGCCTCTGAACCGGAAGTGGCTGTGGCAACCACTTCCAAATCCTCCTCAAGGGCCAGTAGCGCGGTGAGCGCGTCCCGTATGCGGTGGTCGCCATCGGCGAGCAGAACACGGATCACGGGTACTCCCTCTGGGTAGTGGCAGGCAGACAGTCCCTTCTGCGGGAAGGACATGATACCCAATCTGCCGACTTACTCATTCCATCTTTGGCTGTACGGAGCCAGCCACAGTAGCGGGTTTTCGGCCACCGTAAGCGGAATGTTCAATTCAGCACCTCGCCATCCAGAGTGATCCGCGTCATATGCACATTCCGCAAAATGCTGCATTCATTCTCCAAGAGGCAGTCTTCGCGCAGATGCGGAATGTGTTCTACCAATAGCGAATCGGGCGGCAGGTCCCCTGTGGGCCAGTGTGAATGCGGTCCGCTTGGTGGCGAGAGCAGACGCCTTCCAGTTGCAATCGAAGAATGAGAAACAGGGAGCCCGTATGAATGACATCGTTTCTTTCCTAAACCACGACGCGAAGACAGGTGAAAATCGAGATCGAGCAGACCGAAGGAATTGTTTTCGCGGAGCAGGTGCCGGTGCTAGCCGCCCTCACCGCTGCGGTATTCACGGCCGGTATTTATCTACGCGACCACGAATGCCCTGTTCGGCTGATCGATTTGTTCGCGGCGCGGCCATCAGGGCCACCTGGCCGGGCGCGGCACCCGAATCGCTGAGTGGGCCGTGGTCCGGCCGCTGTTGCCGGTGCCGGCCTGGCTGCGTGGCCGGGGCGGGCAGCCGGAGACGTACTGCCACCGGGCGATGCTGGACGCGATCCGCTACCTGGTGGACAACGGCATCAAGTGGCGGGCGATGCCGGTGGACTTCCCGCCGTGGGACCGGGTGTATGCATTCTTCCGCCGGTGGCGCGACCACTGGCTGGTCAAGGAGTTCCACGACCGGCTCCGAGCGAAGGTCCGCGAGGAGCTGGGGCGGGACGCGGAGCCGACGGCCGGGGTGATCGACTCGCAGTCCGTCAAGGCGGATGCCGTCGTCGGATCCGATAGCCGTGGCTTCGACGGCGGCAAGCTGATCAATGGGCGCAAGCGGCACGTCGTGGTCGACACGCTCGGCCTGCT includes:
- a CDS encoding IS5 family transposase, yielding MVRPLLPVPAWLRGRGGQPETYCHRAMLDAIRYLVDNGIKWRAMPVDFPPWDRVYAFFRRWRDHWLVKEFHDRLRAKVREELGRDAEPTAGVIDSQSVKADAVVGSDSRGFDGGKLINGRKRHVVVDTLGLLLGVMVTAADTGDRAAARVLLAQVADAHHRLALVWADAGYTGSLIEYCFAALALVVSIVKRSDDQKGFVVLPKRWIVERFFAHLMRTRRLARDYERRTTSAEAMIYWSITLLMSRRLAARRRVGEA
- a CDS encoding phytoene desaturase family protein — encoded protein: MTDAAIVGTGPNGLAAAVTLARAGLSVSLFEAADTIGGGLRTEPLFDQDVVHDICSAVHPMAAASAFFRRFDLPARGVRLLQPDMPYAHPLPGGRATATWRSITRTADHLGADGPRWARLMGPLATRSRAVVDLVLSSQRTLPPDLLTPLLLAPRVLAHATTRTPFTTEPARALLAGVAAHAVGKLPSVASAAVAMLLAHTAHSSGWPLPEGGSARIADAMAADITAHGGVFHTGHRVRDLSELGDFPLVLLDVSPKELLAIAGERLPSGYRRALRRFRYGPGAAKADFLVSGPIPWANPLVRQAGTVHLGGTRADIFRQETATATGNPVPDPFVLVVDPAATDPSRVAGDRRPVWAYAHVPNGDTRDLVDLIRRRIEEYAPGFTDTVIASRGLSAAQYAAYNPNYVGGDIAAGAMTLRQSLARPTARWDPYTTPLRGVYLCSASTPPGPSVHGMCGHLAALSALRRHGIRTSPDLSPQKTELI
- a CDS encoding ArsR family transcriptional regulator: MRLRLVQAVIQGPCTVRELSALDGTGTSGQLYHHLRLLTDAGWLHSPHRGQYAITEERGKRVLLAIAAAKH
- a CDS encoding response regulator codes for the protein MIRVLLADGDHRIRDALTALLALEEDLEVVATATSGSEAKSLACRDHPDVAVLDLRLPERDGINAAASIHEALPACKTVVVATHDLPGHLKRALEVGVNAFVPKSASAHELAQIIRRVHRGDRYIDPSLVADAVSSEGSVPGTD